Proteins encoded together in one Xenopus laevis strain J_2021 chromosome 6L, Xenopus_laevis_v10.1, whole genome shotgun sequence window:
- the LOC121394632 gene encoding CCR4-NOT transcription complex subunit 10-A-like, producing the protein MEEATAEACSEEKFAHAVCFLPVDLYLLTFQTEKALHLLVVLEKIILQGHSNNKNGKNHETNSNANNKEPFAQRGDGGVHVEAAKSKIHRVEFSFKQLKLIIKPGIQT; encoded by the exons ATGGAGGAAGCAACGGCTGAAGCTTGCTCTG aagaGAAATTTGCGCATGCCGTATGCTTTCTGCCTGTAGATTTATATCTTCTGACATTCCAAACGGAAAAAGCCTTGCACCTGTTGGTGGttcttgaaaaaattattttacaggggcacagcaataataaaaatggtaaaaatcaTGAG aCAAACAGCAATGCTAATAATAAAGAACCCTTTGCCCAGAGGGGTGATGGCGGAGTTCATGTAGAAGCAGCAAAATCTAAAATTCATCGG gttgaattctcctttaagcagctaaAGCTCATcatcaagccaggaattcaaacgtaa